Proteins co-encoded in one Christiangramia fulva genomic window:
- a CDS encoding AIR synthase related protein produces MSKEVSKRYAGRGVSAGKEDVHKAIKNVDKGLFPKAFCKIVPDYLTGSRDHCLIMHADGAGTKSSLAYMYWKETGDLSVWKGIAQDALIMNIDDLLCIGAIDNILLSSTIGRNKNLVPGEVISAIINGTEELISELNDFGVEIHSTGGETADVGDLVRTIIVDSTVTARMERKKVINNANIRPGNVIVGLASFGQASYEKEYNGGMGSNGLTSARHDVFSKILAEKYPESFDSSIPEELVYSGSKKLTDKVEDSPLDAGKLVLSPTRTYAPIIKKILQEIGNENINGMVHCSGGAQTKILHFLDKYHVVKDDLFEIPPLFKLIQKESGTNWKEMYQVFNMGHRMELYVHPDFAEKIIEISKSFNVDAKIIGRVEDSETKKLTIKSEFGEFEY; encoded by the coding sequence ATGAGCAAAGAAGTAAGTAAACGATATGCTGGCCGCGGTGTTTCTGCCGGAAAGGAAGATGTGCACAAGGCTATTAAAAATGTGGATAAAGGCCTTTTTCCGAAGGCATTCTGTAAAATCGTGCCCGATTATCTGACCGGAAGCAGGGATCACTGCCTTATTATGCACGCCGATGGTGCCGGAACCAAATCTTCGCTTGCTTATATGTACTGGAAGGAAACCGGGGATCTTTCGGTTTGGAAAGGCATTGCCCAGGATGCTCTTATCATGAATATCGACGATCTTCTTTGCATTGGGGCTATAGACAATATTCTTCTTTCTTCCACTATCGGAAGGAATAAGAACCTGGTTCCCGGTGAAGTGATTTCTGCGATCATTAACGGAACCGAAGAATTGATTTCCGAATTAAATGATTTTGGCGTGGAGATACATTCTACCGGTGGGGAAACGGCCGATGTGGGTGATCTTGTACGAACGATAATTGTAGATTCCACGGTGACTGCACGGATGGAACGAAAAAAGGTGATCAACAATGCCAATATCAGACCCGGAAATGTGATCGTTGGGCTGGCCTCTTTTGGCCAGGCTTCTTATGAAAAGGAATATAACGGCGGAATGGGTAGCAACGGACTTACCTCTGCGCGCCACGACGTTTTTTCCAAAATTCTCGCTGAAAAATATCCCGAAAGTTTTGATAGTTCCATACCTGAAGAACTGGTGTATTCAGGATCGAAAAAATTAACCGATAAAGTGGAAGATAGTCCGCTGGACGCGGGTAAACTGGTGCTTTCCCCAACCAGAACCTATGCGCCGATCATTAAGAAAATACTTCAGGAAATTGGCAACGAGAATATCAACGGGATGGTTCACTGCAGCGGGGGCGCTCAGACAAAAATCCTTCATTTCCTGGATAAATATCATGTGGTTAAGGACGATCTTTTTGAAATTCCGCCTTTGTTCAAGTTAATTCAGAAGGAAAGCGGCACGAACTGGAAAGAGATGTACCAGGTGTTTAATATGGGACATCGTATGGAACTTTACGTACATCCTGATTTCGCTGAGAAAATAATAGAGATTTCAAAATCTTTCAATGTAGATGCGAAAATAATCGGGAGAGTAGAAGATTCTGAAACTAAAAAACTCACTATTAAAAGTGAATTTGGGGAATTTGAATACTAG
- a CDS encoding Lacal_2735 family protein, whose protein sequence is MFRIFENKTREELLCEKYSRLMARSYKLALTDKEQSDKLNERAVKILEELKRMKSALID, encoded by the coding sequence ATGTTTAGAATCTTTGAAAATAAAACCAGGGAAGAACTTTTATGCGAAAAGTATTCCCGACTAATGGCACGCTCCTACAAACTTGCCCTTACCGATAAAGAGCAGAGCGACAAGCTAAATGAAAGGGCGGTTAAAATTCTTGAAGAGCTTAAAAGGATGAAAAGCGCGCTCATCGATTAA
- the purU gene encoding formyltetrahydrofolate deformylase, translating into MSKITLLIHCPDTSGIIAGVTSFFHGQQGNIIYIDQYVDRENKVFFMRLECEFSEDLKLDRLKQKFGASIAEKYEMTWKIASAEAPEKMAIFVSKYEHCLYDLLGRYKSGELEVEIPLIISNHDKLQPIAESFGIPFYHIPVEKNRKSEAEAKQLELLKKEKIDFIVLARYMQIISGEMIEAFPNRIINIHHSFLPAFAGAKPYHSAYKRGVKIIGATSHYVTAELDAGPIIEQDISRISHHHSIRDLILKGRDLEKIVLARAIKLHLARKTLVYNNKTVIFT; encoded by the coding sequence ATGAGCAAGATCACCCTACTAATTCACTGCCCCGATACCTCCGGGATCATTGCCGGCGTTACTTCATTTTTTCATGGGCAGCAAGGGAATATAATTTATATAGATCAATATGTCGATAGAGAAAATAAGGTATTTTTTATGCGCCTGGAGTGCGAATTTTCCGAAGACCTTAAACTTGACAGGCTGAAGCAAAAATTTGGCGCTTCGATTGCCGAAAAATATGAAATGACCTGGAAAATAGCTTCTGCCGAAGCACCCGAGAAAATGGCAATTTTCGTTTCTAAATACGAGCACTGTCTTTATGATCTCCTCGGAAGATATAAATCAGGCGAACTGGAGGTAGAAATTCCACTTATCATCAGCAACCATGATAAACTTCAGCCCATTGCCGAAAGCTTCGGTATTCCCTTTTATCATATTCCGGTTGAAAAAAATAGAAAATCTGAAGCAGAAGCAAAACAGCTGGAACTGCTTAAAAAGGAAAAAATTGATTTCATCGTGCTTGCGAGGTATATGCAGATCATTTCCGGAGAAATGATCGAAGCTTTCCCAAACCGCATTATCAATATCCACCATTCTTTTTTACCTGCCTTCGCCGGCGCAAAACCGTATCATTCGGCCTACAAACGAGGTGTTAAGATCATTGGCGCCACCAGCCATTACGTCACCGCCGAATTGGACGCCGGGCCGATTATCGAACAGGATATTTCCCGAATTTCACACCATCATTCTATCCGCGATCTCATTCTTAAAGGAAGGGACCTGGAGAAAATTGTACTGGCAAGGGCAATTAAGCTCCATCTCGCGCGAAAAACCCTGGTCTATAACAATAAAACTGTCATTTTCACCTGA
- the pyrF gene encoding orotidine-5'-phosphate decarboxylase: MRTKELIEQIFKKKSFLCVGLDTDLEKIPTYLLSEKDPVFTFNKAIIDATHQYCVAYKPNIAFYEAMGLDGWKALEKTINYLHSEYPDLYTIADAKRGDIGNTSRMYAKTFLKDLGFDSVTVAPYMGKDSVEPFLEFTDKHTILLALTSNDGASDFQILKTEGEELYKKVIKTSKSWKNSENLMYVIGATKAEYLSEIRKIIPENFLLVPGVGAQGGSLEEVCKYGITKDVGLLVNSSRKIIYASDAPNFAEIAAARAEALQQQMAAELEKLKS, encoded by the coding sequence ATGAGGACAAAGGAACTGATCGAACAAATCTTTAAAAAGAAATCATTTTTATGCGTTGGTTTGGATACCGATCTGGAGAAGATCCCAACCTATCTCCTTTCAGAAAAAGATCCGGTTTTTACTTTCAATAAAGCAATTATCGATGCCACACATCAATATTGTGTAGCCTACAAACCCAATATAGCCTTTTACGAGGCGATGGGTCTGGATGGCTGGAAAGCGCTGGAAAAGACCATTAATTATCTGCATTCCGAATATCCCGATCTTTATACCATTGCCGATGCCAAACGTGGCGATATTGGCAATACCTCGCGAATGTATGCGAAGACCTTTCTAAAAGATCTCGGGTTCGATTCGGTGACCGTAGCGCCATATATGGGGAAAGATTCTGTGGAGCCTTTTTTGGAATTTACCGACAAACATACCATCCTGCTTGCTTTGACCTCTAATGACGGAGCATCCGATTTTCAAATTTTGAAAACTGAAGGAGAAGAGCTTTACAAAAAAGTCATTAAAACTTCCAAAAGCTGGAAGAATTCTGAAAACCTGATGTATGTAATAGGCGCGACAAAAGCAGAATATCTTTCAGAAATAAGAAAGATCATTCCTGAGAATTTTCTTCTCGTCCCCGGTGTGGGCGCCCAGGGCGGAAGTCTTGAAGAGGTTTGTAAATACGGAATTACAAAAGATGTTGGCCTGCTGGTAAATTCTTCCCGAAAGATCATTTATGCTTCTGATGCTCCTAATTTTGCTGAAATTGCCGCTGCACGTGCCGAAGCCCTTCAACAACAAATGGCTGCAGAACTGGAGAAACTGAAATCCTGA
- the prfA gene encoding peptide chain release factor 1: protein MIDKLNIVKQRFDEVNDLIIQPDVISDQKRYIELNKEYKDLKALMNEREKYMRLTDNIKEAEEIIADGSDPEMTEMAKLQLEEAKAQLPELEEKIRMMLVPKDPEDAKNVVMEIRAGTGGDEASIFAGDLYRMYTKYVESKGWKHNIVDFSEGTSGGFKEIIFEISGEEVYGTMKFEAGVHRVQRVPQTETQGRVHTSAATVMVLPEAEEFDVEIDPKDVRIDYFCSSGPGGQSVNTTYSAVRLTHEPTGLVAQCQDQKSQHKNKEKAFRVLRSRLYEMELAKKQEADAAKRNSMVSSGDRSAKIRTYNYAQSRVTDHRINLTLYDLSNIINGDIQKIIDELRFAENTEKLKENSDIL from the coding sequence ATGATTGATAAGCTTAATATCGTAAAGCAGCGATTTGATGAGGTGAACGATTTGATTATTCAGCCGGATGTGATCTCAGATCAAAAGCGATATATTGAATTAAACAAAGAATACAAAGATCTTAAGGCGCTGATGAATGAGCGCGAAAAATATATGCGGCTTACCGATAATATAAAGGAAGCCGAAGAGATCATTGCCGATGGAAGTGATCCTGAGATGACCGAAATGGCAAAACTCCAGCTTGAAGAGGCTAAAGCGCAACTCCCGGAACTCGAAGAAAAGATCAGGATGATGTTGGTTCCCAAAGATCCTGAAGATGCCAAGAACGTGGTGATGGAGATCCGTGCGGGTACCGGCGGTGATGAGGCCAGTATTTTTGCCGGTGATCTATACCGTATGTACACCAAATATGTGGAAAGCAAGGGCTGGAAGCATAATATTGTTGATTTCAGCGAAGGTACCAGCGGAGGTTTCAAAGAGATCATTTTTGAGATTTCAGGGGAAGAGGTCTACGGCACAATGAAATTTGAAGCCGGCGTGCACCGTGTTCAGCGTGTGCCGCAAACCGAAACCCAGGGAAGAGTGCATACATCTGCAGCTACTGTGATGGTGTTACCTGAAGCCGAAGAATTTGATGTGGAGATCGATCCTAAAGATGTTCGTATAGATTATTTCTGTTCCTCAGGTCCCGGCGGACAATCGGTGAATACTACCTATTCGGCAGTTCGATTAACCCACGAACCTACCGGACTGGTAGCTCAGTGCCAGGATCAAAAATCTCAGCATAAGAACAAGGAAAAAGCCTTCCGCGTTTTGCGTTCCAGGCTTTATGAAATGGAACTTGCCAAGAAACAGGAAGCCGATGCGGCAAAACGAAATTCAATGGTTTCCAGTGGTGACCGTAGTGCAAAGATCCGTACTTATAATTATGCGCAAAGCCGGGTGACAGATCATCGTATCAATCTTACTTTATATGATCTCTCGAATATCATTAATGGCGATATTCAAAAGATAATCGATGAATTAAGATTCGCCGAAAACACCGAAAAACTCAAGGAAAATTCAGACATCCTTTAA
- a CDS encoding DUF4197 domain-containing protein — protein MQKLLVLSFIFMFTSCAELQNIASQLPQDYTLSDAEISSGLKQALQFGIDREVTKLAEENGFYNNELVRITLPPELRKVDKTLRDIGLDALADKGLMVLNHAAEDAVKEAIPVFTNAVTQMSINDARNILFGPDNAATNYLQNRTSEELYRKFSPIISNSLDKVGATEVWKNIIDRYNAIPLTNNVNPDLPDYVTNEALDGVFTMISIEEKDIRNDLSARTTQLLKRVFGAQD, from the coding sequence ATGCAAAAACTTTTAGTTTTATCCTTCATTTTCATGTTCACCTCCTGTGCTGAGCTTCAGAACATCGCTTCGCAGTTGCCACAGGACTATACCTTAAGCGATGCTGAAATAAGTTCAGGATTAAAACAGGCGCTTCAATTTGGAATAGACCGCGAAGTCACCAAACTTGCTGAAGAAAACGGTTTTTATAATAATGAGCTCGTGCGGATCACGCTTCCGCCAGAACTCCGAAAAGTTGATAAAACCCTTAGAGATATAGGTTTGGATGCCCTGGCCGATAAAGGATTAATGGTCCTGAATCACGCCGCCGAAGATGCCGTTAAGGAAGCAATCCCTGTTTTCACCAATGCGGTAACCCAAATGAGCATTAACGATGCCAGGAATATTCTTTTTGGCCCCGATAATGCAGCAACCAATTACCTGCAAAACAGGACCAGTGAGGAGCTTTATCGAAAATTCAGTCCTATAATTTCAAATTCTCTGGATAAAGTTGGAGCCACCGAAGTCTGGAAGAATATCATTGATAGATACAATGCCATCCCTCTTACAAATAATGTGAATCCTGACCTTCCCGATTATGTAACAAATGAAGCATTAGATGGAGTTTTTACCATGATCTCCATCGAAGAGAAAGACATCCGAAACGATCTTTCAGCCCGCACCACTCAACTGCTGAAAAGGGTATTTGGAGCACAAGATTAA
- a CDS encoding methylmalonyl-CoA mutase family protein, producing MEPQQAYTPKHKIRIVTAASLFDGHDAAINIMRRIIQATGVEVIHLGHDRSVEEVVNCAIQEDAHAIAMTSYQGGHIEYFKYMYDLLNEKGAGHIKVFGGGGGVILPEEIKELMDYGIERIYSPDDGREMGLQGMINDMIQKVDNEIPSLPEKINIKSKLEDKDINTIARLISLAENKHEEFKTAFLKKDFKGAKTPVLGITGTGGSGKSSLVDELVRRFLVDFPEKYIGIVSVDPSKKKTGGALLGDRIRMNSINHPRVYMRSLATRQSNLALSKYVAEAVDVLKAAHYDLIILETSGIGQSDTEILDHSDVSLYVMTPEFGAATQLEKIDMLDFADLVAINKFDKRGAQDALRDVKKQYQRNHQLWHEDAEKLPVFGTIASQFNDPGMNTLYKHIMDKVEEKTESGLHSTFEISREMSEKIFVIPPKRTRYLSEIAENNRGYDEKAAVQVEVAQRLYGIYKTILTVAGVTTSGVETSYLDKNGLDSEEILEQVQNNENNEFLKLLFAEFDKLKMDLDPYNWEIIFGWHEKVNKYTEPIYSFKVRDKEIKIETHTESLSHTRIPKVALPKYKAWGDILGWCLQENVPGEFPYTAGLYPFKRQGEDPTRMFAGEGGPERTNRRFHYVSQGLPAKRLSTAFDSVTLYGNDPDHRPDIYGKIGNSGVSICCLDDAKKLYSGFDLANAMTSVSMTINGPAPMLLGFFMNAAIDQQCEKYIRKNGLENKVEAKLKELYDDQEIERPHYRGELPEGNDGLGLMLLGLTGDQILPKDVYEKIKAETISVVRGTVQADILKEDQAQNTCIFSTEFALRLMGDVQEYFIKEKVRNFYSVSISGYHIAEAGANPITQLAFTLANGFTYVEYYLSRGMDINKFGPNLSFFFSNGVDPEYAVIGRVARRIWSKALKHKYGANARAQMLKYHIQTSGRSLHAQEIDFNDIRTTLQALYAIYDNCNSLHTNAYDEAITTPTEASVRRAMAIQLIINKELGLTKNENPIQGSFIIEELTDLVEEAVLTEFDRITERGGVLGAMETMYQRGKIQEESLYYETLKHNGDYPIIGVNTFLSSTGSPTVTPGEVIRATEEEKEHQIKTLQTLHKAKESKAAETLRRIQKAAIHNENLFRELMEATKVCSLGQITNALFEVGGQYRRNM from the coding sequence ATGGAACCACAACAAGCATATACTCCAAAACATAAAATTAGAATTGTAACCGCGGCTTCGCTTTTTGACGGTCACGATGCGGCTATAAATATCATGCGCCGGATCATTCAGGCTACGGGGGTGGAAGTGATTCATCTGGGCCATGACCGCAGTGTTGAGGAAGTGGTGAACTGTGCCATTCAGGAAGATGCTCATGCGATAGCTATGACCTCATACCAGGGCGGCCATATTGAATATTTTAAATATATGTATGACCTGCTGAACGAAAAAGGAGCAGGACATATTAAAGTTTTTGGCGGCGGCGGCGGAGTGATCCTTCCGGAAGAGATCAAAGAGCTCATGGATTATGGGATCGAGCGTATTTATTCGCCTGATGACGGGCGCGAAATGGGACTGCAGGGAATGATCAATGATATGATTCAAAAGGTCGATAATGAGATCCCCTCACTTCCTGAAAAAATCAACATAAAGAGCAAGCTTGAAGATAAAGACATCAATACCATTGCGCGGCTTATTTCCCTTGCTGAAAATAAGCACGAAGAATTCAAAACTGCCTTTCTGAAAAAAGATTTTAAAGGAGCTAAAACTCCGGTCCTCGGAATTACGGGTACTGGCGGCTCCGGAAAATCCAGCCTGGTGGATGAGCTGGTGCGAAGATTTTTAGTCGATTTTCCCGAAAAATATATCGGAATTGTTTCTGTAGATCCATCCAAGAAAAAAACCGGCGGTGCTCTGCTGGGGGATCGAATCCGAATGAATTCAATCAATCATCCGCGAGTTTATATGCGTTCTCTGGCAACGCGACAGTCAAACCTGGCGCTGTCAAAATATGTCGCGGAAGCGGTAGATGTGCTTAAAGCGGCTCATTACGACCTGATCATTCTTGAAACTTCTGGAATCGGGCAAAGCGATACTGAAATTTTAGATCATTCAGATGTTTCACTTTATGTGATGACGCCTGAATTCGGGGCGGCTACGCAGCTGGAAAAGATAGATATGCTTGATTTTGCCGATTTAGTGGCGATCAACAAATTCGATAAACGGGGCGCTCAGGACGCGCTGAGGGATGTGAAAAAACAATACCAGCGAAATCACCAGTTATGGCATGAAGATGCTGAAAAATTGCCGGTTTTTGGAACAATTGCTTCCCAATTTAACGATCCCGGTATGAATACGCTTTACAAACATATCATGGATAAGGTAGAGGAAAAGACCGAAAGCGGACTTCATTCTACCTTTGAGATCTCCCGTGAAATGAGCGAGAAGATCTTCGTAATTCCGCCCAAACGTACCCGCTATCTTTCAGAAATTGCAGAAAATAACCGCGGTTATGATGAAAAAGCCGCTGTTCAGGTTGAAGTTGCGCAGAGGCTTTATGGAATTTATAAAACCATATTAACCGTGGCCGGTGTCACGACGAGTGGAGTCGAGACGTCTTATTTAGATAAAAACGGATTGGATAGCGAAGAGATTCTGGAACAGGTTCAGAATAACGAAAATAATGAGTTTCTGAAGCTGCTTTTCGCCGAATTTGACAAACTGAAAATGGATCTTGATCCATATAACTGGGAGATCATTTTCGGCTGGCATGAAAAAGTGAATAAATATACGGAGCCTATCTATAGCTTTAAAGTACGTGATAAGGAGATCAAAATTGAAACCCATACCGAGTCACTTTCACATACCAGAATTCCTAAGGTTGCCTTGCCAAAATATAAGGCCTGGGGTGATATCCTGGGTTGGTGTCTTCAGGAAAATGTTCCGGGAGAATTTCCATATACCGCAGGGCTTTATCCATTTAAGCGGCAGGGCGAAGATCCAACCCGTATGTTTGCCGGGGAAGGGGGACCGGAAAGGACGAACAGGCGTTTCCATTACGTGAGCCAGGGGCTTCCTGCCAAACGTCTTTCCACCGCGTTCGATTCGGTAACCCTTTACGGAAATGATCCAGATCACAGGCCGGATATTTATGGAAAAATTGGTAATTCCGGCGTGTCTATCTGCTGCCTGGACGACGCCAAGAAACTATATTCCGGATTTGATCTTGCCAATGCGATGACCTCGGTGAGTATGACCATTAACGGTCCGGCGCCGATGTTGCTTGGCTTCTTTATGAATGCTGCCATCGATCAGCAATGTGAAAAATACATCAGGAAAAATGGGCTCGAAAATAAAGTGGAGGCAAAGCTGAAGGAACTTTATGACGATCAGGAAATCGAAAGGCCCCATTATCGCGGAGAACTTCCCGAAGGTAATGACGGACTTGGTCTTATGTTGCTTGGTCTTACCGGTGATCAAATTCTTCCGAAAGATGTCTATGAAAAAATAAAAGCAGAAACGATCAGCGTGGTACGGGGAACCGTGCAGGCCGATATTTTAAAAGAAGACCAGGCTCAAAACACCTGTATTTTTTCTACGGAATTTGCCCTAAGACTGATGGGTGATGTACAGGAATATTTCATTAAGGAAAAAGTCAGGAATTTCTATTCGGTTTCCATTTCAGGCTACCATATCGCGGAAGCCGGCGCCAATCCTATTACTCAGCTCGCATTTACCCTGGCAAACGGTTTCACTTATGTGGAATATTATCTGAGCCGGGGAATGGATATCAATAAATTTGGTCCCAATCTTTCGTTTTTCTTCTCTAACGGAGTCGATCCGGAATACGCTGTAATTGGTCGTGTTGCCAGAAGGATCTGGTCTAAAGCGCTGAAGCATAAATACGGTGCTAATGCTCGTGCTCAAATGCTGAAATATCATATTCAGACTTCCGGACGGTCATTGCACGCACAGGAGATCGATTTTAATGATATTAGAACAACTCTTCAGGCGCTTTACGCTATCTACGATAATTGTAATTCGCTGCACACCAATGCCTACGATGAAGCGATTACCACACCTACCGAAGCATCGGTAAGACGAGCCATGGCTATCCAGTTGATCATCAATAAGGAATTAGGGCTCACCAAGAATGAGAATCCTATTCAGGGCTCTTTTATTATCGAAGAACTTACCGATCTTGTTGAAGAAGCCGTATTAACCGAATTTGACAGGATCACCGAAAGAGGTGGGGTGCTTGGCGCCATGGAAACCATGTACCAGCGCGGAAAAATACAGGAAGAGAGCCTGTATTATGAAACCTTGAAACATAATGGCGATTATCCTATTATAGGGGTTAATACTTTTTTAAGCTCTACCGGCTCCCCAACGGTGACTCCCGGCGAAGTGATCAGGGCAACTGAAGAGGAAAAGGAACACCAGATAAAAACTCTGCAAACTCTTCATAAAGCAAAAGAGTCTAAAGCTGCTGAAACTTTAAGAAGAATTCAGAAAGCCGCGATCCATAACGAGAATCTTTTCCGGGAATTGATGGAAGCAACAAAAGTTTGTTCTTTAGGCCAGATCACCAATGCACTTTTTGAAGTAGGAGGGCAGTACCGAAGAAATATGTAA
- a CDS encoding type II toxin-antitoxin system RelE/ParE family toxin translates to MELTVYWTQLAEDKLEDIFHYYKYKASKRVAADIINGIIDSTNDLEKTPEIGQKEFLLKEREQDFRYLIFKNYKIIYWINKNQQRIEITNVFDTRQNPEKINQTK, encoded by the coding sequence ATGGAGCTAACCGTTTATTGGACTCAACTAGCCGAGGATAAATTAGAAGATATATTTCATTACTATAAATATAAGGCCAGCAAAAGAGTTGCTGCAGATATAATTAACGGAATTATTGATTCTACAAATGATTTAGAAAAGACACCTGAAATTGGCCAGAAAGAATTTCTTCTTAAAGAAAGAGAACAAGATTTTAGATATTTAATTTTTAAAAACTACAAGATTATTTACTGGATTAATAAAAATCAACAGCGCATAGAAATTACTAATGTCTTTGATACCAGACAAAATCCAGAAAAAATTAATCAAACCAAATAG
- a CDS encoding ABC transporter substrate-binding protein, giving the protein MEIRDQLGRKIHLSKVPERIVSLVPSQTELLVDLGMEKNIVGITQFCVHPSYLKKIKTRVGGTKKVNFRKIHELEPDLILCNKEENTPEMVSELEKIATVHISDVVTIEDAFDLMLQYGKMFDRENFAQTMIGAIRKKLDNLRDSLKDKPVKKVAYFIWKAPYMLAGQNTFINSLLEINNFENAVKENRYPQMSLKEIKNLEPELCLLSSEPYSFTEEHKKELQPHFSEVKLVDGEYFSWYGSRLSEALDYFKALHLNR; this is encoded by the coding sequence ATGGAGATCAGGGATCAGCTTGGCAGAAAAATCCATCTTTCCAAAGTTCCCGAAAGAATTGTTTCCCTGGTTCCGAGTCAAACCGAATTACTTGTAGATCTTGGCATGGAAAAGAATATTGTTGGGATTACCCAATTTTGTGTTCATCCTTCTTATTTAAAAAAGATCAAAACGAGAGTTGGCGGCACGAAAAAAGTGAATTTCAGAAAAATTCATGAATTGGAGCCAGATCTTATCCTGTGCAATAAAGAAGAAAATACTCCGGAAATGGTTTCCGAACTTGAGAAGATCGCCACTGTTCATATTTCAGACGTTGTCACGATTGAAGATGCTTTCGATTTGATGCTCCAGTATGGAAAAATGTTCGATCGCGAAAATTTCGCCCAAACCATGATTGGCGCTATCAGAAAAAAGCTGGATAATCTTCGGGATTCTTTAAAGGACAAACCTGTTAAAAAGGTTGCTTATTTTATATGGAAAGCTCCCTATATGCTCGCGGGGCAAAACACGTTTATCAATTCTTTATTAGAAATAAATAATTTTGAAAATGCAGTGAAAGAAAATCGTTATCCCCAAATGAGTTTAAAGGAAATAAAAAATCTTGAGCCGGAACTCTGCCTTCTTTCCTCTGAACCATATTCCTTCACAGAGGAGCATAAAAAGGAACTGCAACCTCATTTTTCAGAGGTTAAACTGGTCGATGGAGAGTATTTTAGCTGGTACGGTTCACGTCTATCTGAAGCTTTGGATTACTTCAAGGCCCTGCATCTTAATCGATGA